From one Armatimonadota bacterium genomic stretch:
- a CDS encoding DUF1080 domain-containing protein encodes MKRLALTLTFVMLAVCSVAIAGKHVPPWFKPLFNGKDLTGWKHDAEVEKHWKVVDGVITYDGKGDSLRTEKDYRNFILMVDWKIDKGGDSGIYLRGQPQVQIWDNPIGSGGLYNDNNQPRRNVDRPVGEWNSFVIIMRNGYVTVIENGVQVVDRVKMNSINGLPETGTIELQHHNSPLWFKDIYIRELPD; translated from the coding sequence ATGAAACGACTTGCGCTGACACTCACCTTCGTGATGCTCGCGGTCTGCTCCGTCGCGATCGCCGGCAAGCACGTCCCGCCGTGGTTCAAGCCGCTCTTCAACGGCAAGGACCTGACCGGCTGGAAGCACGACGCCGAGGTCGAGAAGCACTGGAAGGTCGTAGACGGCGTCATCACCTACGACGGCAAGGGCGACTCCCTGCGGACCGAGAAGGACTACCGCAACTTCATCCTGATGGTTGACTGGAAGATAGACAAGGGCGGCGACAGCGGCATCTATCTCCGAGGCCAGCCGCAGGTCCAGATCTGGGACAACCCGATCGGCTCAGGCGGGCTCTACAACGACAACAATCAGCCGCGCCGGAACGTGGACAGGCCGGTCGGCGAGTGGAACAGCTTCGTCATCATCATGCGTAACGGCTACGTCACCGTCATCGAGAACGGCGTCCAGGTGGTGGACCGCGTGAAGATGAACAGCATCAACGGCCTGCCTGAGACGGGGACGATCGAGCTTCAGCATCACAACAGTCCGCTCTGGTTCAAGGACATCTACATCCGCGAGCTGCCGGACTGA
- a CDS encoding PEP-CTERM sorting domain-containing protein, which translates to MKCLRTIVVVCALLYPCMTAHAAVRYSITDLGSFGGELTLVNGINDNGWVVGSSDNLSGEPQAFLWRPGIGMTNLGTFGGRFSYAYDVNNSNVVSGSASPSWGAGGAFVWSSTTGMVALPSPPGYQLSTAARAINELGQIAGYGGPQFDPIVWTSSGDAHFLHRFGPYVEGGAYDINDSGVAVGSCVDFSESGGGRRYAARWNSSSYDGGFISVDACAYAVNNLNEIVGQRRGVPVLWGDFYPPVVVLGTLGGGTGAAYDINDHSQVVGRAANAANLSRGFLWDRTNGMVDLNDLVDTSLGWNLSTASAINNNGWIAGSGTVNGETHGFLLTPVPEPGGLLALGSGLVGLLVFRRRNH; encoded by the coding sequence ATGAAGTGCCTGCGTACTATCGTAGTTGTCTGCGCTCTACTCTATCCGTGTATGACCGCACACGCCGCCGTTCGCTACAGCATCACCGATCTGGGTAGCTTCGGAGGTGAGTTGACCCTGGTCAATGGGATTAACGACAACGGCTGGGTGGTTGGCAGCTCTGATAACTTGAGTGGCGAGCCCCAGGCATTCCTATGGAGACCTGGAATAGGGATGACCAACCTCGGTACGTTTGGTGGCAGATTCTCATATGCGTATGACGTCAACAACAGCAATGTGGTGAGTGGGAGTGCGTCGCCCTCATGGGGCGCGGGTGGTGCCTTCGTTTGGTCGTCAACCACCGGAATGGTTGCCTTGCCAAGCCCTCCAGGCTATCAGCTTAGCACTGCGGCTCGTGCTATAAATGAGTTGGGGCAGATCGCGGGCTATGGTGGACCTCAGTTCGATCCCATAGTGTGGACATCCTCGGGCGACGCTCACTTCCTCCATAGGTTCGGCCCGTACGTAGAGGGGGGCGCATATGATATCAACGACAGCGGGGTCGCGGTGGGTTCATGTGTAGATTTCTCGGAATCGGGTGGGGGCCGCCGATATGCTGCGCGTTGGAACTCGTCCTCATATGACGGAGGGTTCATCAGTGTTGATGCGTGCGCCTACGCCGTGAACAATCTGAATGAGATAGTGGGTCAGCGCCGCGGCGTTCCCGTCCTATGGGGAGACTTCTATCCGCCCGTTGTTGTTCTCGGCACTCTGGGTGGCGGCACGGGCGCTGCCTACGATATCAATGACCACTCACAGGTGGTAGGGCGTGCTGCGAACGCCGCTAATCTCTCCAGGGGCTTCCTGTGGGACCGTACGAATGGCATGGTTGATCTCAATGATCTGGTTGACACATCCCTAGGTTGGAATCTGTCCACCGCATCAGCAATCAACAACAACGGCTGGATAGCCGGCAGCGGCACGGTCAACGGGGAGACGCACGGATTCCTCCTGACCCCTGTCCCCGAGCCGGGGGGACTGCTGGCTCTGGGAAGCGGACTGGTCGGACTCCTCGTATTCCGCCGGCGGAATCACTGA
- a CDS encoding glycoside hydrolase family 130 protein, translating to MKEELLKRYPGNPILTYKDLPYHINAIYNCGATKFGDKYVLIPRVEDGRRDNHLHVAMSGDGIHFTVNPEPIEIPGTPEQLVWEKHRYDPRVTFLEGAYYIAYCAQTMQETVRIGLTRTTDFVTFERMPHITQPWSRNCALFPEKIKGRYARLERPMSGNDAVTFIAYSPDLVHWGDWQPINLQIETWMREKWGIGPTPIRTDKGWLQIIHGVWFACNVVYRLGVVLLDLEDPTQVIGQCPEFILTPREYYERCGEVPNVVFSNGAILEPDGELKVYYGAADTVIGLATCPVDELIAACLEGSHPPKIVSY from the coding sequence ATGAAAGAGGAGCTTCTGAAGCGATACCCCGGCAATCCGATCCTGACGTACAAGGATCTGCCGTACCACATCAACGCCATCTACAACTGCGGGGCGACGAAGTTCGGCGACAAGTACGTCCTCATCCCCCGGGTCGAGGACGGCCGCCGCGACAACCACCTGCACGTCGCCATGAGCGGCGACGGCATCCACTTCACCGTCAACCCCGAGCCGATCGAGATCCCCGGCACGCCCGAGCAGTTGGTCTGGGAGAAGCACCGATACGACCCGCGCGTGACCTTCCTGGAGGGCGCGTACTACATCGCCTACTGCGCCCAGACGATGCAGGAGACCGTCCGCATCGGCCTCACGCGCACGACCGATTTCGTGACGTTCGAGCGCATGCCGCATATCACTCAGCCGTGGAGCCGCAACTGCGCGCTCTTCCCGGAGAAGATCAAGGGCCGGTACGCGCGCCTCGAACGCCCGATGAGCGGGAACGACGCGGTGACGTTCATCGCCTACTCGCCGGACCTCGTCCACTGGGGCGACTGGCAGCCGATCAACCTGCAGATCGAGACCTGGATGCGCGAGAAGTGGGGCATCGGCCCGACGCCGATCCGGACCGACAAGGGCTGGCTGCAGATCATCCACGGCGTGTGGTTCGCGTGCAATGTGGTCTACCGGCTCGGCGTGGTGCTGCTCGACCTGGAGGACCCGACTCAGGTGATCGGCCAGTGTCCGGAGTTCATCCTGACGCCGAGGGAGTACTACGAGCGCTGCGGCGAGGTGCCGAACGTGGTGTTCTCGAACGGAGCGATCCTCGAACCGGACGGCGAGCTGAAGGTCTACTACGGAGCGGCGGATACCGTCATCGGCCTCGCGACCTGCCCGGTGGATGAGCTGATCGCCGCCTGCCTCGAGGGTAGCCACCCGCCGAAGATCGTGTCGTACTGA
- a CDS encoding sugar phosphate isomerase/epimerase, translating to MKLGVITGLRGGPDESFAKVRETGLPTCQVSVWDPGFYTDENIRALTDASAKHGVEITSIWTGCPGPAVWNFTEGPSTIGLVPPEHREMRVDALKKGAEFAARCGVASITTHAGFIPENPNDPLYAGTVEALAAVAGRCRELGILFCFETGQETPITLLRVMTDVGTGNLGVNLDPANLLMYGKANPVDALDILGPYVKGVHAKDGEYPTEPGKLGVEKALGEGRVNFPVLIPRLKSFGFTGALTIEREISGPQQVADIKRAMEILEPLC from the coding sequence ATCAAGCTCGGAGTCATCACCGGCCTGAGGGGCGGGCCGGACGAGTCGTTCGCGAAGGTGCGGGAGACCGGCCTTCCCACCTGCCAGGTCTCGGTGTGGGACCCGGGGTTCTACACCGACGAGAACATCCGCGCGCTGACGGATGCGTCCGCCAAGCATGGGGTCGAGATCACCTCGATCTGGACCGGCTGTCCCGGCCCTGCGGTCTGGAACTTCACGGAAGGCCCCTCGACCATCGGCCTCGTCCCGCCGGAGCACCGGGAGATGCGCGTGGACGCCCTGAAGAAGGGCGCGGAGTTCGCCGCCAGGTGCGGGGTCGCCTCGATAACGACGCACGCCGGTTTCATCCCGGAGAACCCGAACGACCCCCTCTACGCGGGCACCGTCGAGGCGCTGGCGGCCGTCGCTGGGCGGTGCCGGGAACTCGGCATCCTGTTCTGCTTCGAGACGGGCCAGGAGACGCCGATCACCCTGCTCCGGGTGATGACCGACGTCGGCACGGGCAACCTCGGGGTCAACCTCGACCCGGCGAACCTGCTGATGTACGGCAAGGCGAACCCGGTGGACGCGCTCGACATCCTCGGGCCATACGTCAAGGGCGTCCACGCGAAGGACGGCGAGTACCCGACCGAGCCGGGCAAGCTCGGAGTCGAGAAGGCGCTCGGCGAGGGGCGGGTCAACTTCCCGGTTCTGATACCCAGGCTGAAGTCGTTCGGATTCACGGGCGCGCTGACCATCGAGCGGGAGATCAGCGGTCCCCAGCAGGTCGCGGACATCAAGCGCGCGATGGAGATCCTCGAGCCGCTCTGCTGA
- a CDS encoding aminoglycoside 6-adenylyltransferase, which produces MEALRIEGPEPQSRLINSLADALARDERIQACWLRGSFARGASDRYSDIDFAVAVDDEEFHHGFQSAKQIASEAGECVIAWDSPKDVNGAGFTAFYADCNFLDVKVYRSSRVSSLPASDPVLPIFDRRGLLDQPRTVGQPEDSLAPPVGDTVQWKMTFFWICVYSAVRFIKREEFWYAAGMINAVRGTLAQAFWLWNHPDDVTDMSFLVWGVVRRDLDPALIAELNATVPDSERREMAGVLGGLIEMMERHGKRIASDTGAEYPGALAHVVSGYYRAECGA; this is translated from the coding sequence GTGGAAGCACTGCGCATCGAGGGTCCGGAGCCTCAGTCTCGCCTTATCAACAGCCTCGCCGACGCGCTCGCCCGGGATGAGCGAATCCAGGCATGCTGGCTGAGAGGCTCGTTCGCGAGGGGCGCGAGCGACCGATACTCCGACATTGATTTCGCCGTCGCCGTGGACGACGAGGAGTTCCACCACGGCTTCCAGAGCGCGAAGCAGATCGCGTCCGAGGCCGGCGAGTGCGTCATCGCCTGGGACAGCCCGAAGGACGTGAACGGCGCTGGGTTCACCGCTTTCTACGCCGACTGCAACTTCCTGGACGTGAAGGTCTACCGCTCGTCCCGCGTATCCAGCCTGCCCGCCTCCGACCCCGTGCTCCCGATCTTCGACCGCCGAGGCCTGCTCGATCAGCCGAGGACGGTCGGCCAGCCTGAGGACAGCCTCGCGCCCCCTGTCGGCGACACCGTGCAGTGGAAGATGACCTTCTTCTGGATATGCGTCTACTCCGCGGTCAGGTTCATCAAGCGCGAGGAGTTCTGGTACGCGGCGGGGATGATCAACGCGGTCAGGGGCACGCTCGCGCAGGCGTTCTGGCTGTGGAACCACCCCGACGACGTGACGGACATGTCGTTCCTGGTGTGGGGAGTGGTGCGCCGGGATCTCGACCCCGCGCTGATCGCCGAGCTGAACGCGACCGTCCCCGATTCCGAGCGGCGGGAGATGGCGGGCGTCCTCGGCGGGCTGATCGAGATGATGGAGCGGCACGGGAAGCGGATCGCGTCCGACACCGGGGCGGAGTACCCGGGCGCGCTGGCGCACGTCGTTTCGGGCTACTACCGGGCGGAGTGCGGCGCCTGA